CGTAAGAGTATATCTCATCCTGAGCAGTGGGGTTGCTTACAAAAGGATTGTCTTTAGGCACTGAGCCGTCAAGATTTAGTCTCAGAATAGTGCCTGCATGGTTTCTCAAGTTCTGTGCATTGTCTCTTATTCCTCTATCACCTATGGTCAAGAAGAGATGTCCTCTCTTATCAAATGCTATCCTACTACCAAAATGTATGTTTTGTGATGATGTAGATTTTGTGACGATAATATCTTGCCACTTTTCCAAACGATCATGATCCAGCTTTGCTCGTGCGAGTGTCGTAGCACCTTCTGAACCTACCTCTTTAACATAGGTAAAATATATCCATCCGTCATTTATAAAGTTTGGTGAGAGAGTCACATCGAGTAACCCACCCTGGCCTTTTGCCCTGATCTTAGGAAGGCCTTTGAGCATCTTGGTCTTTCGAGTATCAACTGATAGTATACCTGCCTTTCCTTCTCTCTGAGTGAAAAGAAGTTTTCCATCGTCGATAAAGACCATTCCCCATATCACGCCATGGCCACTTGCCAGTTTTTCAAGCTTGTACTCTGTATCAGCAGTAAGGAATGAGACAAACAGAATGACCCAAAAAAAGTATACTTTCATATGATTCCCTTCAATGGAATATGGTGTTTATGTTACTATTTATACTACTCTAATTCCATAATGATATTTTCATCTTTATCATGTTCTTCCATTTCGATGATAGTACCTTTTGCATCAGGATTATCGGAAAGTTTGATGATTTCATCAAGATCGATACCCTTCTCATGTAGAGCATTCATTGCATGTTGCGGAATAAGCTTAGAAGCTGTTTTCAATACACTTCCCGGAATTGTTACGGTAGTTGCCGGATCAGATGAATGATGTTTATAAATTCTAATCTTCAAATCAGACACAATCATTTCTCCTTTACTCTATTGTATATGAATGGACTAAAGTCATACTTTTATTATAGTGTTTTTATGAAGTGAAGAGAAATTAAGAATTAAAGACTGATTTGAATTATCGATATTGTGGCTATAAGTTTTGGTACTGTCAGCATTATTACATTGGAAATTTTTATAGACCAAGTTATCATTTAGTGATGCAAAAGTGTTATAATTTAAAAAAAGGAGTTAACATGGAAGAAGCGAAAAATAATGCTAAAAAAGCAAGTGGTGAAAGGTTACTTTATACGATCTTTTATGTGGTGATTGCAAATATTGTGTGGGGGATAGTATGTGTAGTTGTAATAGCACAGTTCCTCTACAGCTGGATCGGTAACAGTCTCAATGATAAACTA
This is a stretch of genomic DNA from Sulfurovum zhangzhouensis. It encodes these proteins:
- a CDS encoding PQQ-dependent sugar dehydrogenase, translated to MKVYFFWVILFVSFLTADTEYKLEKLASGHGVIWGMVFIDDGKLLFTQREGKAGILSVDTRKTKMLKGLPKIRAKGQGGLLDVTLSPNFINDGWIYFTYVKEVGSEGATTLARAKLDHDRLEKWQDIIVTKSTSSQNIHFGSRIAFDKRGHLFLTIGDRGIRDNAQNLRNHAGTILRLNLDGSVPKDNPFVSNPTAQDEIYSYGHRNPQGIYYDNVTNRLWAIEHGPRGGDEINLIKKGHNYGWPVISYGTEYWNPLLPVGEGTHKKGMMQPQKVYIPSIAPSSLMIYNGNLFPRWKDKLFTGALVQKHINIIGIDNNGNLASEERIVENLGERIRCITQDKKGYIYFSTDSGDIFKLSPA
- a CDS encoding DUF4389 domain-containing protein; amino-acid sequence: MEEAKNNAKKASGERLLYTIFYVVIANIVWGIVCVVVIAQFLYSWIGNSLNDKLLSFSASLSEYAKELIAYISFNSDEKPWPMGDWPHQNL